GGTTTGAAGACCATCGCGTTGCCGCAGGCCAGCGCCGGGGCGGCCTTCCAGCTGGCGATCTGGATCGGGTAGTTCCACGCGCCGATGCCGACGCAAACGCCCAGCGGCTCGCGCCGGGTGTAGACGAAATCGCCGCCCGCGACCGGGATATGCTCGCCGGTCAGCGTGCCAGCGAGGCCACCGAAATACTCCAGCGCCTCGGCGCCCGAGGCGGCGTCGGCGATCAGCGTTTCGGACATCGGCTTGCCGGTGTCATGGGTCTCCACCTCCGACAGCGCGCGGTTGTGCTCGCGCAGCAGATCGGCGGCTTTGCGCAGCACGCGGCCACGCTCGGTGCCCGACAGCGCGCCCCATGCCTTCTGGGCGGCTTCGGCGCTGGCGAGCGCTTCGTCGATGATCGCCGGGGTCGCGGCATGCAGGGTGGCGATCACCTCGCCGGTGTGCGGATAGATCACCTCGATCTTCTCGCCTGCGGTGTCTTCGACGTAGCGGCCGTTGATGAAGTGGCTGCCGGCGGGTTGATAGGATGTGGTCATGTTTACTCCTGGGGTCCTGCAAGGGGGGCCATGGGGTCGGGATCGGCCTCCGCCATGGAGATGTCGTCGTTTTCGTGGACTTCGGTGCATTCGGCGGCGATCGCCCGCAGCACATGTTCAGCGCCTTCTGTGCCGTCGACGTCGCCGAGGGCTTCCTCGGGGGGGCGCAGCATCTTGGTATCTAGCGCGTAGCGCAGATAGAGCCCGTCGATCAGGCCGCCGATTCGCCGCGCCACGTCGGGTGCGCGCTCGCGAATCTTCGGGCGCAGCGCATAGACGAGATTGCTGTGCAGACGGCGCTGATAGAGGTAGAGCAGCCGCCGCGCCTCTTCCGAGCGCAGCGCGAGTGCGTAAAAATTCACCCATGCCGAGATCGCCTCACGGCGGAAGCTGCCCATGCCGAAACTGGCCTGAACGATCGCGTTCACACGTTCGTCGGGCGTTTTGGCCCCGGCCAGAGCCTGCGTCACATCTGCCTTATATTCCGCGAGGATAGAGCGCATCGCTGCGAGGAACAGCGTGTCCTTGTCGTGGAAGTAATGGAACGCAAGCCCCGGCGAGACACCGGCGCTTTTGGCGATCTGGCTGGTGGTGACGTTGAGAGTCCCCGACGCGCCGATCTCGCGGATCGTCGCAGCGATCAGATCCCTGCGTCTTTCTTCCTCGGATTTGCGTGCCATTCGGGGCTCCCACAGATTTTTGGTTGCTTTTCTGGAATACCCCGTCATTAATTGACTCGTCAATCAATAACTCAGACTTCATCACGCTAACCTCCAAAGGGGACCCTATGAAACTCGTACTGACCACCTCCGCTCTCGCTCTTTGCGCAACCGCCGCCGCTGCAGATTGCTCCAAAGTCAGGTTCTCGGACGTGGGCTGGACGGACATCACAGCAACCACCGCCGCCACCTCTACCGTGTTGAAAGCGCTGGGGTATGACACCGAGACCCGCGTTCTGTCGGTGCCGGTGACCTATGTGTCGCTGGAAGAGGGCGACATGGACATCTTCCTCGGCAACTGGATGCCCACGATGGAGGGTGACATCGCGCCCTACCGTGAGGCCGGAACGGTCGACACCGTCCGGGCGAATCTCGAAGGCGCGAAGTACACGCTGGCCACCAATGCCGCCGGTGCCGCGCTTGGGATCAAGGATTTCGCCGACATCGCCGCCCATGCCGATGAGCTCGACGAGACCATCTACGGCATCGAGCCGGGCAACGACGGCAACCGCCTGATCATGGATATGATCGAAGCCAACGCCTTCGATCTCGAAGAGTTCGACGTCAAGGAAAGCTCCGAGCAGGGGATGCTCAGCCAAGTTTCGCGCCTGTCGAAGAAGGACGAGCCGATCGTCTTCCTCGGCTGGGAGCCGCACCCGATGAACGCAAACTTCGATCTCACCTATCTTTCGGGCGGTGACGAATGGTTCGGGCCCGACTTCGGCGGTGCCACGGTCTACACCAACACGCGCTCTGGCTATGTCGAGGAATGCCCGAACGTCGGCAAGCTGCTGACCAACCTCGAGTTCACCCTCGAGATGGAAAACGAGATCATGGGCGCGATCCTCAACGACGGTGAAAAGGCCGAGGACGCGGCAACCACATGGCTGTCCGCGAACCCCGAAATTCTTGACGGCTGGCTCGACGGCGTGACCACTCTGGACGGTGAACCGGGGCTGCCGGCGGTCAAAACCGCACTGGGCCTCTGATCCGAGGTGTGTGCCCGGCGTCTCCGCGACCGCGCGGGGGCGCCTGCCTCCCTCCTCAACTCTCATAGATAAGGAGAGCTGCCTTGGACTGGCTGACCTCGTATAAAATCCCCGTCGGCGACTTCGCGGCCGCGATCTTCGAAGGCATCCGCGACCACGCCGAAGGGTTTCTCGATCTGCTTTCCGTCGTGCTGGAAGCCATGATCGACGGTATTCTCTGGGTGCTGCAAGAGCCCCACCCGTTCATCATCATCGCTGTCTTCGTCGCCTTCGCGTGGCTGATGCAGCGCAGCTGGAAGATCTGCGCTTTCATCGCGCTTGGCTTCCTGTTCATCCTCAACCAGGACTACTGGGAAGAGACCACCGAGAGCCTGACGCTGGTGCTGTCGGCCTGTGTGGTCTGCATGGCCATCGGCGTGCCCGTGGGCATCGCCGCCGCGCACCGGCCCCGGCTCTACGCTGTGCTGCGTCCGATCCTCGATTTGATGCAGACGCTGCCCACCTTCGTGTATCTGATCCCGGCGATCGTCTTCTTCGGCATCGGCATGGTGCCGGGCCTCATTGCCACGGTGATCTTTGTGCTGCCCGCGCCGATCCGCCTGACGCAGCTGGGTGTCTCCTCGACCCCCGAGCGACTGACCGAGGCGGTCCGCGCCTTTGGCGGCACCAACCGTGACGTGCTGTTCAAGGCCGAACTGCCCTATGCGCTGCCGCAGATCATGGCGGGTCTCAACCAGACCATCA
This portion of the Salipiger sp. CCB-MM3 genome encodes:
- the choW gene encoding choline ABC transporter permease subunit, with translation MDWLTSYKIPVGDFAAAIFEGIRDHAEGFLDLLSVVLEAMIDGILWVLQEPHPFIIIAVFVAFAWLMQRSWKICAFIALGFLFILNQDYWEETTESLTLVLSACVVCMAIGVPVGIAAAHRPRLYAVLRPILDLMQTLPTFVYLIPAIVFFGIGMVPGLIATVIFVLPAPIRLTQLGVSSTPERLTEAVRAFGGTNRDVLFKAELPYALPQIMAGLNQTIMLALSMVVIAALVGADGLGVPVVRALNQVNTSLGFESGLVIVVVAILLDRMLNFGGDKK
- the betI gene encoding transcriptional regulator BetI, with the translated sequence MARKSEEERRRDLIAATIREIGASGTLNVTTSQIAKSAGVSPGLAFHYFHDKDTLFLAAMRSILAEYKADVTQALAGAKTPDERVNAIVQASFGMGSFRREAISAWVNFYALALRSEEARRLLYLYQRRLHSNLVYALRPKIRERAPDVARRIGGLIDGLYLRYALDTKMLRPPEEALGDVDGTEGAEHVLRAIAAECTEVHENDDISMAEADPDPMAPLAGPQE
- a CDS encoding choline ABC transporter substrate-binding protein, translating into MKLVLTTSALALCATAAAADCSKVRFSDVGWTDITATTAATSTVLKALGYDTETRVLSVPVTYVSLEEGDMDIFLGNWMPTMEGDIAPYREAGTVDTVRANLEGAKYTLATNAAGAALGIKDFADIAAHADELDETIYGIEPGNDGNRLIMDMIEANAFDLEEFDVKESSEQGMLSQVSRLSKKDEPIVFLGWEPHPMNANFDLTYLSGGDEWFGPDFGGATVYTNTRSGYVEECPNVGKLLTNLEFTLEMENEIMGAILNDGEKAEDAATTWLSANPEILDGWLDGVTTLDGEPGLPAVKTALGL